A single region of the Changchengzhania lutea genome encodes:
- a CDS encoding peptidylprolyl isomerase → MKLKYIITLLLTVALLKINAQSSQKKILFTVDGTPVYVSEFIRVYNKNLDLVQDESQKDVNEYLKLFTNYKLKLKEAQALSLNEKESYKRELANYKKQLAKGFLTNTEVTEELVAEAYDRISNEVKANHILVRVLDNASPADTLVAYNTISKLRERALNGDFESLRKEVHNGKTIFGEELGYFSGFKMVYTFETVAFNTEVGEISEIFRTRFGYHFLKVLDKRKSRGERTVAHIMKVSKPNDSLNESPEEKIKEIYKRLNQGGDFEALAKEFSDDTNSAGKGGVLNPFSGGELSASKFEDAAFALEDVGDVSKPFQSKFGWHIVKLLAKKPIGIFEEMKSELEAKVKRDDRSNLIDDALIRKLKAKYDISDNQPALPYFEAILNDDYFKNTWQLNSDFEADKPLVKIGNKQFLFQDFADYLLKTQGSMRINKSIADMLASKYQAFLNKNLVDYQEANLEYENKEFANILAEYRDGLLLFDLMETTIWNTSKTDSTEIRNFYDTHKNDYTFPKRIEATVASSAQQKTLKKVRKLLEKGMAIEQIKSLVNSNEDINVIFTTDTMDVSHQAIPKDFQFKKGVSKIYNHNDGFVVIQVTAILPKSQKSFEEARGMVIGDYQTFKEAQWMEELHNKYKVVINQESLDKVKSIIKNQ, encoded by the coding sequence AACGGTTGCTCTATTAAAAATAAATGCCCAATCAAGTCAGAAAAAAATCCTTTTTACTGTGGACGGAACCCCTGTTTATGTGTCAGAATTTATTCGGGTATATAACAAGAATTTAGACTTGGTTCAAGATGAATCTCAAAAAGATGTCAATGAATATTTAAAATTATTTACTAATTATAAATTAAAGCTAAAGGAAGCACAGGCTTTAAGTTTGAATGAAAAGGAGAGTTATAAAAGAGAATTGGCTAATTACAAAAAGCAATTGGCCAAAGGCTTTTTAACGAATACTGAGGTTACTGAAGAATTGGTAGCTGAAGCCTATGATAGAATTTCCAATGAGGTCAAAGCCAACCATATTTTGGTACGTGTTTTAGACAATGCCAGTCCAGCAGACACCTTAGTGGCTTACAATACTATTTCAAAGTTAAGGGAGCGCGCTTTAAATGGAGATTTTGAAAGCCTGAGAAAAGAGGTGCATAATGGCAAAACTATTTTTGGAGAAGAATTGGGCTATTTTTCTGGTTTTAAAATGGTGTATACATTTGAAACGGTAGCTTTTAATACAGAAGTTGGCGAAATCTCAGAAATATTTAGAACCCGGTTTGGGTATCATTTCCTAAAAGTTCTGGATAAACGAAAGTCTCGAGGAGAACGTACCGTTGCTCATATAATGAAAGTTAGTAAACCTAACGACAGCCTAAATGAAAGCCCGGAAGAAAAAATAAAAGAGATTTACAAAAGATTAAATCAAGGCGGAGATTTTGAAGCGTTAGCAAAGGAATTTTCAGACGATACCAATTCAGCAGGAAAGGGAGGAGTGTTAAATCCGTTTTCGGGAGGTGAATTAAGCGCTTCAAAATTTGAGGATGCTGCCTTTGCATTAGAGGATGTTGGTGATGTTTCGAAACCGTTTCAAAGTAAATTTGGATGGCATATTGTAAAGCTCCTAGCTAAAAAGCCAATAGGTATATTTGAGGAAATGAAATCTGAGCTAGAAGCTAAGGTAAAACGCGATGATCGTTCTAATTTAATTGACGATGCTTTGATAAGAAAGTTAAAAGCAAAATATGATATATCAGATAATCAACCAGCACTACCTTATTTTGAAGCTATTTTAAATGACGATTACTTTAAAAACACATGGCAATTGAATAGTGATTTCGAAGCGGACAAACCACTGGTAAAAATAGGAAATAAGCAGTTTTTGTTTCAGGATTTTGCAGATTACCTTTTAAAAACACAAGGTTCTATGCGTATTAATAAATCTATAGCAGACATGTTAGCATCAAAATATCAAGCATTTTTAAACAAGAATTTGGTTGATTATCAAGAGGCTAATCTGGAATATGAAAATAAAGAATTTGCCAATATCCTTGCAGAATATAGAGACGGCCTGTTGTTGTTTGATTTAATGGAAACCACCATTTGGAATACGTCTAAAACTGATTCAACAGAAATCAGGAATTTCTATGATACACATAAGAATGATTATACGTTCCCAAAACGTATAGAGGCGACTGTAGCGTCTTCCGCTCAACAAAAAACACTTAAAAAAGTTAGAAAGCTATTGGAAAAAGGTATGGCTATCGAACAAATTAAATCTCTTGTAAATAGTAATGAAGACATTAATGTTATCTTTACTACAGATACCATGGACGTTAGTCATCAAGCCATCCCCAAAGATTTTCAATTCAAAAAGGGCGTTTCCAAAATATACAATCACAACGATGGCTTTGTAGTTATCCAAGTAACAGCTATATTACCAAAATCTCAAAAATCTTTTGAAGAGGCTAGAGGTATGGTTATAGGGGATTACCAAACCTTTAAAGAAGCGCAGTGGATGGAAGAACTTCATAATAAATATAAGGTTGTCATTAATCAGGAAAGTTTGGATAAAGTAAAATCAATCATTAAAAATCAATAA